CAGACCAGACCGTTTCTCTAGGCTTTAACAGTCCAGTTTTGGAAAGTCTGTGTcgactgcagcctcagctttctgttcttggctgacagaagtgGAACTCAGCACAGTTTTCTGCTGTTCTAGCCTATTAACCTTAATTTTAGACATGTTGTGCATTCTGTCATGCTTTTCAGCCACTGTatcctttctgtcagctccaaccactCTGACCTTTCACTCCAATCAACAAAGCATTTAGTTTAAGCAGAACTACCAATCActtgatatgtatttttttattacagcataGTGAGTACAGTCTAGAGTCTGTGGTGCTGTGAAAATATTCAAATATCAGTGAGATTGTATATTTGATTCATTTTGATGGAAAGTTTTTGGCCTAATCTCCAGGATTGTAATGCTTGACAGTGATGTCATGTCATTGCCTAATCAGATAACTGCATAAATTAGTGTTTCTATTGAATATAGTGCATGCTAGTGCATGGTGCTCATCATACGTACCTTAGCAGTGGCCTGAGCACGGACCTCAGGCCCACCCACAATATCCAAGGTGTCATACAGCTGTTCATACACCTGTACAGAGAGCAAGAACAGATATATTACAGTCATATTGAGACGGACTACGACAACAGCTAAACAGTGTGAATGTgaggttaagtgtgtgtgtgtgggggaggtgAGAGCCAGCCAGATGACTCAGCCAATCGTCTGCAAACAgtgcaaaacaaaaacatttgccTGGAACTGGAGGTAAGGGTGCGCAATATGACACCTGATATTATtcatacagtggcgtgaaaaactATTTGGccattacagatttcttttgtttttagcatttttgccatacttactttttttagattatcaaacaaatataacctgagtaaatagaaaaaacactttttaaattatctttttatttattaaggaaacaaATATCccaaccaatctagccctgtgtgaaaaagtgtttgcaccCCCATAAAttcactgtgattaatcacaatttgtGGACaactgagtttaatttcactattAACCACAATAGTGGTTAATAGTAGCCTGATTAatgccagacctgtaaaatcaagaaatcacttaaatagaacctgtctgacaacaagaagcagctaaaagatctcaaaaagcaacacattatgccctgatctgaagaaacttaaaaacagatgagaaaacaaggtcattgatcatctatcagtctggaaaatatcacaaagtcatttctaaggctttaaGACTCCAggggaccacagtgagagctagtatttacaaatggagaaaatatgGGAATTTGGTGAACCATGCAAGGAGTGGCCAGCtgaccgaaattattccaaaagggcatggacaactcatccaggaggtcacaaaagaacacaggCCCACTTGCCACAGTTAAGGTTGGTGTTAAtgtttcaataataagaaaaagactggttgaaaatggtctacatgggagagtttcaaggcaaaaaacactgctgaccaaaaataacaaaGGCCCGCCTCACATTTACTCAAAAACAGTTtttgatgatctccaggactttgagtaaatattctttgaactgacgtgacaaaaaagtggaactttttggaaggtgtttgtCACATTACTtcgtgtttaaaaataaaatataatttcagaaaaagaacatcatactgaatgtaaaacatggtggtgttagTGTGATGTTCtaaggctgctttgctgcttcaggttttggataacttgctgtaatagatggaaccaggaattctgctgtttaccagacaatcctgaatcAGAATAtctgaccatctgtttgtgacctcaagctcaggtgtacttgggttctgtggcaggacagtgatccaaagcacacaaacaagtccacctctaaatggttttaaaaaaaaagtctgatcgAGATGCTGTGGCTGATCTGTTTATGCTGGAAAcgcctccaatgtgtctgaattaaaactattctgtaaagaagagtggaccaaaacactttttcacacagatcTAGATAGGTTTGtatagttttttctttaataaatacaattatcatttaaaaagtgttttatatatttattcaggttatctttgtctgatattaaagtttgataatcagaaaaatatcagtatgacaaaaaagccaaaacaaaataaatctgtagggggcaaatactttttcatgacactgtatatatacagctctggaaaaacatgacagaccacttcattttctgtatcattctgtatcagtttctctgattttgctatttataggtatatgtttgagtaaaatgaacattattattttgttttataaattacagacaacatttctcccaaattccaaattaaaatgttgtcatttagagcatttatttgatgCTCTAgctaaagatgcagagctttcagaccttatttggtggaataaccctggtttttaaacacagttttcatgcatcttggcatgttctcttccgccagtctttcacactgcttttggataactttatgccactcctggtgcaaaaatccatcttcctcttgattatattccagaggttttcaatttggtaaaatcaaagaaactcatcattattaagttgtctcttatttttttgttgtatgaGCTGTATGTATTTCAATGTTTTTGGCATCCTGCCCACCCTTCACTTGAAAGTGTCATTACACAGAGTGTGTCTGTGAGACATGGACAGAAGAATGATGGAGCTGGGAAGGAGATGCTtgagaagagagagaatgaaatgaACGTGCTCCAGTCAGAAAGGGAGGAATACAGAGGAGGTCTGGAGGAGCAGCAGTCGCTGTGAAAGTGTGGgaagaagacagaaagaaagaacagtGCAGTCAAATCAGTGACTTCATCCCTGCAttcagaaactctctctctctctttctctcctgcccACACACACAGCTTACTGTCCACAGGGAGCTAACAGCCAACATCCGGCTTGATGTAGGGGAGAATGAAGAGGTAATTAGTAACAGATAAACAGCAGCTTCTAATGTCAGGTTTAATTTAACTTGTGTTATTAAACCAGTACAGTGTAATAAAGGAGGGTATATTGAGGGAGTTCACTATTCTAGTGACGGTTAAATTTGACTGACATTTATTACAGTGCTGTAGATACAGATCTCCTCATTACCATTATCCATTAGTCCAGTGGGTGTATAAAACACAATGGTAATGATGAGATCAAGCTAAAACCAAGCATAATGTTAATACTAATAATTAATGTGCGTACATAATAACTAATGGCAGTTATGGGATAACATTTTGATAGAGCATAACATAGCATAATactaaaatgaattattattatcatcataccAAATGGTTCATAAAGTCCAAAAAACAATGACAATTACAGAATAAACATTATATTATGGAGTTACGTAATTTATCTGATTATTAACTAATAGAGTGGTTATGGGTTTATGATTTCTTACTATATAAGTTCTATCTATAAATCCATCTTTcctttacatacagctctggaaaataagagaccacttaaaaagtttctttgatttttaccaaactaaaaacctctggaatataagaagaagatggatgatcacaagctattaaaccaagctgcttgaatttttgcaccagcagtggcataaagttatccaaaagcagtgtgtaagactggtggaggagaacatgccaagatgcatgaaaactgcatgaAAATCTtgtttctgaactctcaaaactttatgattatgaacttgttttctctgcattatttgtggttttccagagctgtatatcctaccctgtgttattgtgttattttcaATTTGTATTGTGGTATttagtatacaaataaaaaataattatacaggAATCACATATGATGTGgaccctatgtgtgtgtgtggtgaaagcCCACCTCTCTGATAGCAGCGCAGAACTTGCTCTGGAGGACTCTCTGCAGAGCCTGCAATTTAGGAGGCGGCAGCTCACCACTCCTTTGCAGCCTGTCCAACAACTCAATCACCCTGCACACAtctacagatagacagacagaaagagagagagggagagatagagagggacagagagaaagaccagTTGGTTCTACACATAACGGTTTATAAAAGTGTCTGACTGCTTGTTTATAGAGGAATCAGAACTGAATGAAAAAGAGTGAAGCTGTTCAGAGTAGAGTAGAGCTACATCAACAGTACAGTGTATGACCAATTCATACTGGTTCTATACATATTAACGCTACATCAACAGTACAGTATAGGGCCAATTCATACTGGTCCTACATACCAGAGCTAAATTAAAAGTCCAGTGTAGGACCAATTAATACTGGTTCTTTACATATTAACGTTACATCAGCAGTACAGTATAGGGCCAATTCATACTGGTCCTATATATCAGAGCTACATCAACAGTAGAGTATAGGGTCAATTCATACTGGTCCTATATACCAGTGCTAAATTAAAAGTCCAGGGTAGGACCAATTAATACTGGTTCTTTACATATTAACGCTACATCAACAGTACAGTATAGGGCCAATTCATACTGGTCCTATATATCAGAGATACATCAACAGTATAGTATAGGACAAATTaatattggtcttatatatattaGCACTACATTAACAGTAGCCTACAGTACGGGATCAGTTCATACTGCTCTGATGTATGACAATATTGGTTTGACTCAGTAATTCAGTACAATGTCACAACAATTTATCTTGGGCCAATATAGCAGTACATTATACTGGTCCAATATATATCTGTGATACATCAACAGTGCAGTGTAGGACCAATTCATACTGGTCCTATATATCAGAATCACATTATACTGGTCCTATAGCATGATGTAATTCAGTACAGTGAGTGCAGGGCCAATTCATACTGGTCTAATACATATTAGAGCTACATCAACATTACAGTGTAGGACCAATTCATACTGGTCTCATATATCAGAGCTACATCAACAGTATAGGATCAATTCTTACTGATTTGATATATGACAATATTGGTTTAACattggtcctatatatatatgtatcatattGACGTCAGCAGTACAAAATAAAACCAGTTTGCATacataattcattaattcatatatatataagcagtatGAATGAAGGATATCTAGGTTATATCCAGCACAGTTTACACAGGGGGaggagaaaactatcccaaagaAGGAAGAACAGATCACACACCCCAAAGGTAGGTGCATGTGGGCGGtgtccattcacacacacacacacacacacacacacacacacacacacacacacacacacactggctacTATGAGATCTGACCACAGAGTGACCACCCACTGCTGCCTGCACCCCACAGCCCGGACCCTCACAGCCTCCTGCAGCCACACTGGATCACACACAGTGAATGCGTGGTCCAGCCCTGATGCCGGGGGTCTGTGTGTGATGATGCTCAGCTACTACAGTGAGCAGCAGCGCGCGCGCCTGATCAGCCCCCACCTCTCTCCAGGCACAGCGGCTCGCTCATCGCCGCCATATCCGCCTCCTTCCCCGGGTGGTAGTAGGATGACATCATGGGGACTCGGAGCTCCGGCTCGGGTTCAGCTCGCGGCTTTCGGCGTCTCTACGGAGCGGGAGGTGCAGCGTGTACCGCAGGGAAGCCCCCGTCTCTCTCCGCGCGCTGCGAGGGTCGCGGCTCGGTGCTGCTGCGTCTATCCGCGCCGCGCACGCAGTGTATTGCTGAATGACGCAACACATCGCGTCAGAGACGCGGAGCGCCGTGATTGGCTCCCCGGAGATCGCCGCAAATTGGCTAAATATTAGCATTTCTCCTTAAGCAGCTCAGTcacagaggctaatgctaatttaCCTCACAATTAATGTACTAGTGCTTGTAAAACAATtagaatatcgttgaaaagttactttatttcagtagtttagttcaaatgtaaaactcatatattatatagatgtattacacacagagtgatcgattttaagtgtttatttattttattgttgatgattatggcttgcagccaattaaaatccaaaaatctgtgtttcagaaaattagaatattatattataggaccaattggtactttgggaagtgtgccaagtcctgctggaaaatgaaatctgcatctccattaaagttgtcagcagaggtaaGCATATAGTGCTGTTAGATTTTCTTGGAGAAACACTACTCtggctttggacttgataaaacacagtggctcagcaccagcagatgacatgtctctctaaccatcactgattgtggaaacttcacactagacctcaagcagcttggactgtgtgtctctccactcgtcctgcagactctgctcccttaatttccaaatgaaacgCAAAATTTTCCAGCAGGGCTTTGAACTGCCCACCGTCCCAATTGgtcctatataatattctaattgttttgagatactgatttttgggtattTATTTACTGTGAgccatggtggcttagtggtaaCACGTTCGCCTCCCAGTACTGGGGTCTTAGCTTCAAATCcccatctgggtggagtttccatgttttccccgtgtctgcgtgggtttcctccggggacttcGGTTTCCTTgtatagtccaaaaaaaaaaaaaaaacatggagatcaggtcaaTTGGAAACTCTAAAATGATCTTTGTGCATGtggtatgtaagtttgtgtgtgtatgactgtgcttaggtattaattggcactctgtcctgggtaaatgctgtagtgcccaatgcagtcctccagatggacagtcgtttccggttaagagtgCACTGTGCACTactggctgccgcttctcaccggtgcgTGTTTGAGTGGTGAGTATAAATGTTTTTACGTAAAAACCTgcaaattgtaaagcgtccttgggtttatagaaaggcgctatataggTTGAACATCAtttataatcattaacaataaaataaacgcttaaaatagatcactgtgcaCATTACAtctttgagtttcacattttgaactgaattactgaaatgaagtgactttttaatatattttttaaaaatataaatcagTTAACAGCAGTGTTCCCCTTGGTTTGGTTCGTTTtcactcaggaaaaaaaaatgcacacattGGTTAGAACTGCCTGGGGTGGTAGACAGAAAGATAATACAGCAAGAGGCATTCTTATTCATAACTGTAGTAGTAATCTGGACAACATAGAAGATTAAATTACACCTGTAGAAACTGTTTCAGTGTCTGCTGCTTTACTATAGTTTTAAACAAACACTACATGTACACCTGCTTAAACAAGCTGTACCAAAGGTAAAACTAAACAAGAGTCCAAATTACACATCACCACATCCCAGTATTCAAACAGGATTAAAAAGTCATAGAACACAGTCACgaatattttcattaaaaaatgtgGATTTATTAGGGAAAATCAAGATGCAAAACATAACCCAAAAAAAGGCAAAACTGCCACAACAGGGACAGGTTCACATAacgtttatatttttttcaaaacaagTAAAGCTAATTACAAAAAGAGCAATTTGTGAACCTATggcaacaattattttttttattattaaaaaagacaATTCTCTTGGTTTTGGACGTAGAGCCGCTGCTGTGTGATCCACATAATGACAAAGGCAAACAGAACTGTACACGCTGCTGCTGTTGGGCAGCTGGAGAAACATTAGTAGTGAAGAATTCAAAACATATTAAATCTTAAATACATCCTACCTTGAAATGACTCCTGTGATTGACTATAACAGAAATATCCCACAGACACTACACTCTCAAAGCCGATGTGTGAAAATATGCTTTGTTTCCATTATGCAACACAGTTGGGCATCTAGTAAAGGACAACACATTCTCTTATTTTGAACACAACCACTGTTtaatatttaacacttttaaatggaAAGTTTAACACAAATGTCCACTTCCGCCTGTGTTCCTGTGATCTTTCTCTTTGTTTAAATACAATTAGTTTTGAATTAATTGTTTCATGTGTTGTCCTTAACTTAACACGTAGATACAAGATATGCACTCGTTTAGCCATGCATGGATTTTACATGTAGTTTTGGACTGAGCTGGGATAGGCTTAGGCCTGATCTAAGTCTTCAAAACTGGTCCTATGTTTTCAGCACAtctgtttttagagtgtagacTCTAACCCACAAAAACTATATTCAGTATTCGTCACCCTGTGCCTCCATTTTGTAACCATTCTCATTAGAAGCGTAGCCCTCTCCAGACTGCATGGAATCTTGGTCCATCATGCCCAGGTTCAGGCCCATGCTCATCCCGTCCTGAGAACCTTCTTCAGACTGTGGTGGGATGGATTCTTCTCCTTCTTCAGCTCCGTTACCCAATCCTTCAGAATCTCCAGCAGGGTTCAGCATAGAGGCATGTCTATCCTCTCTGCGCTCCCCTCGATCTCGGTCGCCTCTGTCTCGCTTATGCTCACGGTCTCTGTCCCGGtccctcctcctctctctatCCCGGTCCCTGTCTTTATCTCTATGACTTCTCTTCCTGTCCCTATCCcgatccctctctctgtctctatccctGCTTCTTTCCTCTCCCTCCACACCGCCTTCCTCTCCTCGACCCATCTCTCCTCCGCTGGGGTCCTCCATccccctctctcctccctctcccaTGCCGTCAGTCATACCCCCCATGCCCTCTTCTCCTCCTTCGGCTCCCTTGCCCCTCTCCCTGTCCCTCCTGCGGTCCCTGCTCCTGCTTCTCCTCTTGCGTTCTCTATCTCTGTCGCGGTCTCTGCTCCTCTCTCGGCTCTTGCCCTCCCCTCCCTcaggtctctccctctctctctcccttcgccGGCCGCCACCATCCTCACCAGCTCCCATTGGTCTTTCACGCTCGCGAGATCTGGTGCGCCTGCGTCTCTCTCTGGACCGAGAGCGGCGACGCTCACCGCGCTCCTTATCACGGTCACGGTCCCGACTGCGGTCGTGGCGTTCACGTTCGCGGTCACGGTCACTAAAATGACAAAAGAACAGACCAGCAATCAGGATATGTAGATCTTCGTTACAATACGGTAAATTAAAAAAACTGGGTTTCAATCCTAAGAGGACAAACATTAAAATTTAGCAcactgttgctgtccaatgaaataaGTATCTACCAAAGAGAACATTTAAAGGAGAGAGCAAAAACTTTTAGCTTTCAATGTAACTCAGTTTGAACAGTTTTTGATTTGGAGAATTTGTCTTGTTGAATTGGAGAATTCATCAAGAAACTTTGACATGAaacagacaaaaatggagatactttttagATAACAATGATATACAAACACACCTAATAAAAACATCTAGCATTTTCTTtgctccccaatttagctatgccaattatccaacccacttagctgcactcggaggaaagagcagtgatggcaagctgcatgactgggattctaaCCTGatcccctgatcatagtggcagcactaagCCCGCAGGACCATTTCTAGCCCACATCATAAGTTTTAACCCACCACCTTTTCTACCACTCATGAACTCACCCCCCAATAGGTCGATCATCATAGCGTGATGTGTCATCTCTGCCAGAGTGTTTGATGTTCACATC
The sequence above is drawn from the Astyanax mexicanus isolate ESR-SI-001 chromosome 19, AstMex3_surface, whole genome shotgun sequence genome and encodes:
- the snrnp70 gene encoding U1 small nuclear ribonucleoprotein 70 kDa — translated: MTQFLPPNLLALFAPRDPIPFLPQLEKLPHEKHHNQPYSGIAPFIKHFEDPRDAPPPTRAETREERLERKRREKMERRQTVVETELKLWDPHNDPNAQGDAFKTLFVARVNYDTTESKLRREFEVYGPIKRIYIVYNKRTGKPRGYAFIEYEHERDMHSAYKHADGKKIDGRRVLVDVERGRTVKGWHPRRLGGGLGGTRRGGADVNIKHSGRDDTSRYDDRPIGGDRDRERERHDRSRDRDRDKERGERRRSRSRERRRRTRSRERERPMGAGEDGGGRRRERERERPEGGEGKSRERSRDRDRDRERKRRSRSRDRRRDRERGKGAEGGEEGMGGMTDGMGEGGERGMEDPSGGEMGRGEEGGVEGEERSRDRDRERDRDRDRKRSHRDKDRDRDRERRRDRDRDREHKRDRGDRDRGERREDRHASMLNPAGDSEGLGNGAEEGEESIPPQSEEGSQDGMSMGLNLGMMDQDSMQSGEGYASNENGYKMEAQGDEY